The following are from one region of the Bacillus thuringiensis genome:
- a CDS encoding non-ribosomal peptide synthetase, translated as MVERIANKDKVIAANERIKEREFWLENLSGELADCHFPYDYRTSNKQVNLSNVSIKLKEELSEKILKLANGSDLQLHMILTAGLTLLLNKYTRLQDICIGTPVLKQDSDTNLINTLLVLRHGLEEHMTFRQILQQVSTVMVNALEHQNFPLESLQPVLSNYLPEGRNYPFRTAILLEEIQDLNYLSESNAEIIFSFRQVNRCIEGDMYFNEHLYKTSNVTRFGHHFIDLLEQALLQPNTPHIDLDWVSDNDIRELIAFNQTELDYPHHLTVIQLFEEQVMHNPNKLAVSDDKREITYAQLKEKVDLVASSLHKKGIGKGHIVGLMMDRSIDAVIAMLGILKSGAAYLPINIYLPYKRIEAMLKECKSPLCIVKPEVISEDFTREIQDCSMVSFNELLETELVSFPSVSTPYDLAYVIFTSGTTGNPKGIMVENRSVVNLIFGLKNEIYDKYSSSMRIGLVSPFEFDASVQNMFGALLLGNSLFIVPEEARTDGQKLINFYQEKQINIADGTPMHLRLLTNFIDEEIEYSFKHFIIAGEELPPKLARKFLGLFNENCRPNLTNAYGPTETTVDSTCYHVQHAELEFMNQLPIGRPLANQKVYIMGDNQQLQPVGIPGELCISGEGLARGYLNQPKLTMEKFVPIQINKEGSSIIDDKVYRTGDLARWLPDGNLEYLGRMDDQVKIRGLRIELGEIEKQLLRYPEIGEAIVITRKKEGEDAPVLCAYVVMNSSAKVEEVRQFLREYLPFYMIPAYIIPIEQFPISSNGKIDRKALPDPIWEQSTALFIEPRNEIEQMLSEIWKVVLGIEKIGVNDNFFELGGNSLQITSVVSHIYKRLGVDVPIREMFQRPTIMLLAEYIEKYEGKKNYSQIEIVPDREFYQASSSQKRLYILNRFAGIGTAYNIPGAMLIEGEFDFIKAEQCVKELVERHESLRTSFQFIKGEPVQFIHDSLDIRIEHLYKSDRSTIEELIQEFVRPFQLDRAPLMRVGLMKLEFNQYLLLFDLHHIIADGVSLAKLEKEFIDLYSGKALEPIKIQYKDYANWQTNRLHDEGLKEIEEYWVEKFKGELPILMFPTDKPRGLNQTFEGDRLVFHLTPELSNKLKSFADEREATLYMVLLSSLNIVLHVYTQQEDIIVGSPIAGRIHHDLEPIIGMFVNTLPMRNHPKAEKTIIQFLNEVKENALEAFQYQEYPFDELVNKLDMAYHTNRNPVFDVMLVMQNIGRTSEKIKDITFKSYEIKHQASKVDMSIEVFPEEEGLRLELEYATGLYYPQTIERFMMHFINTLEWMVANPEAKIEDVNVLSKSEATRMLNELNNTKLDFTQGKLVHQFFEDQVENKPEEIAVISNDIPYSYSYINNRANQLARILRQKGVDQETKIGIVVERSVEMIIAIFAALKSGAAYVPIDPEYPKRRMEHILEDCNLQFVLTESKYVGEIPFVGEIIDLKQENLYVGDTSNLEVTGKPNNLAYILYTSGSTGRPKGVMIEHCSIVNFLFSMTHLYPMDESDTYLLKTPYIFDVSVLELFGWTIVGSKLVIMENGEHRNPRAILRTIDKYDVKLLNFVPSMFRAFVNTLNNENCQVLNKVKYILLAGEALTHEVVNKFKKHRLSTQIENMYGPTEATVIASTFSLQESENYNTIPIGKPIPNVRLYILNQKQRLQPIGAVGELYIAGEGLARGYVNQMRLTEEKFLPDPFVKGEKMYRTGDLSRWLPHGNIEFLGRNDEQLKIRGYRIEPGEILDALSSHHAIKEAVIVDIQDEDGQKKLVAYFVAKSLVSISDLKLHLAKLVPSYMIPTFFVEVENIPLTPSGKVDRHSLPSPRSLPKNEEESMMSPSNELESRLVEIWKSILKIEAVGVEDDFFDLGGNSLLAIELDLALENENLNTDDLVAYTKRNIKQLAAYIAEKKNN; from the coding sequence ATGGTTGAACGAATAGCGAATAAAGATAAAGTAATTGCCGCAAATGAACGAATAAAGGAAAGAGAATTTTGGTTAGAAAACTTATCAGGGGAACTGGCTGACTGCCATTTCCCTTATGATTACCGGACATCAAACAAACAGGTGAATTTATCAAATGTTAGCATAAAACTAAAAGAGGAATTGTCCGAGAAGATTTTAAAGTTAGCAAATGGATCAGATCTTCAATTGCACATGATTCTTACTGCTGGACTTACTTTGCTGTTAAATAAATATACTAGATTGCAAGATATATGCATTGGTACACCTGTTTTAAAACAAGACAGTGATACTAACCTTATTAATACTTTGTTAGTTTTAAGACATGGTCTTGAGGAACATATGACATTTAGACAAATTCTCCAGCAAGTTAGTACAGTAATGGTTAATGCTTTAGAACATCAAAATTTCCCATTGGAAAGTTTACAACCGGTTTTGAGTAACTACCTTCCAGAGGGGCGTAATTATCCATTCCGTACTGCAATTTTGCTAGAGGAAATTCAAGATTTAAATTATTTAAGTGAGAGCAATGCTGAGATTATATTCTCTTTCCGTCAAGTAAATAGGTGTATAGAAGGTGATATGTATTTTAATGAACATCTATACAAAACATCTAATGTTACGCGATTTGGTCATCATTTTATAGACTTGTTAGAGCAAGCTTTACTACAACCGAATACGCCCCATATAGATTTAGATTGGGTTAGTGATAATGATATAAGAGAGTTAATTGCATTTAATCAAACTGAGTTAGATTACCCGCATCATTTAACGGTGATACAGTTATTTGAAGAACAAGTTATGCATAATCCAAATAAACTTGCTGTTTCTGATGACAAAAGAGAAATAACATACGCTCAATTAAAAGAAAAGGTAGATCTGGTTGCCAGTTCTCTACATAAAAAAGGAATTGGAAAAGGACACATTGTTGGTCTTATGATGGATCGATCAATTGATGCAGTCATTGCAATGCTAGGTATTTTAAAAAGTGGGGCTGCTTATTTACCTATTAACATATATTTGCCGTATAAACGGATAGAGGCGATGCTAAAAGAATGTAAATCTCCACTTTGTATAGTAAAACCAGAGGTTATTAGTGAAGATTTTACAAGAGAAATCCAGGATTGTAGTATGGTGAGTTTTAATGAACTACTTGAAACAGAGTTGGTTAGTTTCCCTTCAGTAAGTACACCTTACGATTTGGCATATGTTATTTTTACCTCTGGAACTACAGGTAATCCTAAAGGAATTATGGTTGAAAATCGTAGTGTTGTAAATTTAATATTTGGGTTAAAAAATGAAATATATGATAAATATAGTTCTTCTATGCGAATCGGGTTAGTTTCCCCTTTTGAGTTTGACGCTTCAGTACAAAACATGTTTGGTGCGCTTCTATTAGGAAATAGTTTATTTATAGTACCTGAGGAAGCAAGAACTGATGGGCAGAAGCTAATTAATTTTTATCAAGAAAAGCAAATAAATATCGCGGATGGAACGCCGATGCATCTTCGATTATTAACTAATTTTATAGATGAAGAAATAGAATATTCATTTAAACATTTTATTATTGCTGGAGAGGAATTACCACCGAAATTAGCACGGAAATTCCTTGGTTTATTTAATGAAAACTGCCGACCAAATTTAACAAATGCTTATGGACCTACAGAGACAACTGTAGATTCTACATGTTATCATGTTCAGCACGCTGAGTTAGAATTTATGAATCAATTACCAATAGGAAGGCCTCTAGCTAATCAAAAAGTTTATATTATGGGTGATAATCAACAATTACAACCCGTTGGAATTCCTGGGGAATTGTGTATTTCAGGAGAAGGATTAGCAAGAGGCTATTTAAATCAACCTAAGTTAACTATGGAGAAATTTGTTCCTATACAAATCAACAAAGAGGGTTCTTCTATTATAGATGACAAGGTATATCGTACTGGAGATTTGGCTCGCTGGTTACCAGATGGAAATCTTGAATATTTAGGCCGTATGGATGATCAAGTCAAAATTCGTGGATTACGAATTGAATTGGGAGAAATAGAAAAGCAACTATTACGATATCCTGAAATTGGTGAAGCTATTGTAATTACACGTAAAAAAGAGGGAGAAGATGCTCCGGTTTTATGTGCATATGTTGTTATGAATTCTTCAGCTAAAGTAGAAGAGGTACGCCAATTCCTTAGAGAGTATTTACCTTTTTATATGATTCCTGCATACATCATCCCGATTGAGCAGTTTCCAATCTCATCAAACGGTAAAATAGATCGGAAAGCTCTTCCAGATCCAATTTGGGAGCAATCCACAGCTTTATTTATTGAACCACGTAATGAAATTGAACAAATGCTCTCTGAGATATGGAAAGTAGTACTTGGAATAGAGAAAATAGGTGTGAATGATAACTTTTTCGAATTAGGAGGTAATTCTTTACAAATTACTTCTGTTGTTTCTCACATATATAAACGTTTAGGTGTAGATGTACCTATACGTGAAATGTTTCAAAGGCCTACAATTATGCTATTAGCGGAGTATATAGAGAAATATGAAGGGAAGAAAAATTATTCTCAAATTGAGATTGTACCTGATAGAGAATTTTATCAAGCTTCTTCTTCACAAAAAAGATTATATATATTAAACCGCTTTGCTGGAATAGGAACTGCCTACAATATACCAGGTGCAATGTTAATAGAAGGTGAGTTTGATTTTATAAAGGCAGAACAATGTGTCAAAGAATTAGTAGAACGTCATGAATCATTAAGAACTTCATTCCAATTTATTAAAGGTGAACCAGTTCAATTTATTCATGATAGTTTAGATATTAGAATTGAACATTTATATAAATCTGATAGATCAACAATTGAAGAGCTAATACAGGAATTTGTTCGTCCTTTTCAGTTAGATAGGGCTCCACTTATGCGCGTCGGTTTAATGAAATTAGAATTCAATCAATATCTGTTACTATTTGATCTTCATCACATAATAGCAGATGGAGTATCTTTAGCGAAGTTAGAAAAAGAGTTTATAGATTTATATTCAGGCAAAGCCTTAGAGCCTATTAAAATACAATACAAAGATTATGCCAATTGGCAAACCAACCGTTTACATGATGAAGGGCTGAAAGAAATTGAAGAGTATTGGGTAGAGAAGTTTAAAGGTGAGTTACCAATTCTTATGTTCCCAACCGATAAGCCACGTGGGCTAAATCAAACTTTTGAAGGTGATAGATTAGTATTCCATTTAACACCTGAACTTTCTAATAAATTAAAATCCTTTGCGGATGAAAGAGAAGCTACTTTATATATGGTACTTCTTTCGTCACTAAATATAGTATTGCATGTGTATACGCAACAGGAAGATATTATAGTAGGTTCTCCAATTGCAGGAAGAATTCATCATGATCTTGAGCCTATCATAGGTATGTTTGTAAATACTCTACCTATGAGAAATCATCCTAAAGCGGAAAAGACGATAATTCAATTCTTAAATGAAGTAAAAGAAAATGCGCTAGAAGCATTTCAATATCAAGAATACCCATTTGATGAGTTAGTAAATAAGTTAGACATGGCTTATCATACTAATCGAAATCCTGTATTTGATGTCATGTTAGTAATGCAGAATATCGGAAGAACATCAGAAAAAATAAAAGATATTACATTTAAATCATACGAAATTAAGCATCAAGCTTCAAAGGTAGATATGAGTATAGAAGTTTTTCCGGAAGAAGAGGGTCTGCGATTAGAATTGGAATACGCGACAGGACTATATTATCCGCAAACTATAGAGCGGTTTATGATGCATTTTATAAATACGCTAGAGTGGATGGTAGCTAATCCTGAAGCAAAAATTGAAGACGTTAATGTTTTAAGTAAAAGTGAAGCCACAAGGATGTTAAATGAACTTAATAATACAAAATTAGATTTTACTCAGGGTAAATTAGTTCATCAATTTTTTGAGGATCAGGTTGAAAATAAACCAGAAGAAATCGCAGTTATTTCAAATGATATACCGTACAGTTATTCGTATATCAATAATCGAGCAAATCAGCTTGCTCGTATTCTTAGACAAAAAGGTGTAGATCAGGAAACTAAAATTGGTATCGTTGTGGAAAGATCCGTAGAAATGATTATAGCTATATTTGCTGCGCTAAAATCTGGAGCCGCATATGTACCAATTGATCCTGAATATCCAAAGCGTCGAATGGAACATATTTTAGAGGATTGTAATCTTCAATTTGTACTTACAGAATCTAAATACGTAGGTGAAATTCCATTTGTAGGAGAGATTATTGATTTAAAGCAAGAAAATTTGTACGTTGGTGATACAAGTAACCTGGAGGTTACTGGAAAACCAAATAACTTAGCTTATATTTTATATACCTCAGGTTCTACAGGTAGACCAAAAGGAGTCATGATTGAACATTGTAGTATTGTGAATTTCTTATTTTCAATGACTCATTTATATCCTATGGATGAATCAGATACGTATTTACTGAAGACGCCTTATATATTTGATGTATCTGTTTTAGAGTTGTTTGGGTGGACCATAGTAGGTAGTAAATTAGTAATAATGGAAAATGGGGAACATCGAAACCCAAGGGCAATTTTAAGAACTATAGATAAATATGATGTAAAATTATTAAATTTTGTACCATCTATGTTTAGAGCATTCGTAAATACACTTAATAATGAAAATTGCCAGGTTTTAAATAAAGTAAAGTATATATTACTTGCAGGTGAAGCTTTGACACATGAGGTGGTTAATAAATTTAAAAAGCATCGACTATCGACTCAAATAGAAAATATGTATGGTCCTACTGAGGCGACGGTTATTGCAAGTACATTTTCACTTCAAGAAAGTGAAAACTATAATACTATTCCTATTGGAAAGCCTATTCCGAATGTAAGGCTTTATATACTTAATCAAAAACAGAGACTTCAGCCTATTGGCGCGGTAGGAGAGCTGTATATTGCGGGAGAAGGGCTTGCAAGAGGATATGTAAATCAAATGAGATTAACTGAAGAAAAGTTTTTACCAGACCCATTTGTAAAAGGGGAGAAAATGTACAGGACAGGAGATCTTTCACGCTGGTTACCTCATGGGAATATAGAATTCCTCGGTAGAAATGATGAACAATTAAAAATTAGAGGATATCGAATCGAGCCAGGGGAAATTTTAGATGCTTTATCTTCACATCATGCAATTAAAGAAGCAGTGATAGTAGACATTCAAGATGAAGATGGGCAGAAAAAACTTGTAGCTTATTTCGTAGCAAAATCACTTGTATCCATTTCTGATTTGAAATTGCATCTTGCGAAATTAGTTCCGAGTTATATGATACCTACTTTCTTTGTTGAAGTTGAAAACATACCATTAACACCAAGTGGAAAGGTTGATCGACATTCCTTACCTTCACCTAGATCTTTACCTAAGAATGAGGAGGAGAGTATGATGTCTCCTAGTAATGAGTTAGAATCTCGTTTAGTTGAAATATGGAAAAGTATATTGAAGATTGAAGCTGTCGGTGTAGAGGATGATTTCTTTGACTTAGGAGGAAATTCTCTACTAGCTATTGAGCTTGATCTTGCTTTAGAAAATGAGAATCTTAATACGGACGACTTAGTCGCATATACAAAACGCAATATTAAACAACTAGCTGCTTATATAGCAGAAAAGAAAAATAATTAG